A single genomic interval of Pseudochaenichthys georgianus chromosome 3, fPseGeo1.2, whole genome shotgun sequence harbors:
- the adgrg1 gene encoding adhesion G-protein coupled receptor G1, with protein MEPRLMNNLRVVLLFFILISTASCENDLDLKFCGLWQHGKGSLSLNVNLSKGCSGISVSANQSALSIEGQITAQCKQANEIQLGLNLKEETPFCLYWDPLLDHLMLQVGGKDLTLCYPASLKGSSCCTDLSDGPNADQAPYGIKNGIVKTDFISSKTRTHYNFIAQPINCKILCDQQSQQSTRGNMTERAAVKSFAGWNIEHPCARSSEVEMTEDFRGVSVTSPFSKGESAESATTVHLPPALKEAAKKSNKVVCTFFQNNSLFQEVDKEARILDDVVGITVENEIIANLSEPIRIAFHHDVIPKTHSRSCVSWDTRKDPLQVNWLGDGCEVGQKGEKYTECLCNHLTYFTVLVQLKPRPVRHLLALTAISSLGSAVSVISCVAVIVFLARKSKRCKEASIHIHLGLAVSLACLNLLFFFTGVLANVGGESVCVWVGALLHYSLLCSFAWMGAEIFHTFWLICIIFNPPPKPYVWYTVGFVLPAVPTVILAAVGDIYGVKKVAPSDDINNPYLMCWMKENHKALLAHYFTNMTVTMVLVFSGFVMLFMVYRKIRHREEWRQNRKAFLSIWGLSCLFGTTWGLTFLDFGHLADFMLFISCILNSLQGFLLMLRFYMLDWLRKESGGSTLGTSSTGSTRQHMLKAQEQGKRDSEQSCSSHALYARMQNPFQRK; from the exons ATGGAGCCCCGGCTAATGAATAATCTGAGGGTGGTgctcctcttcttcatcctcATCTCTACAG CTTCCTGTGAAAATGACCTGGACTTGAAGTTTTGTGGCTTGTGGCAACACGGTAAGGGCAGTCTGAGTCTGAACGTCAACCTCTCCAAAGGCTGCAGCGGGATCTCAgtctcagccaatcagagcgctCTGTCCATCGAGGGCCAGATCACAGCTCAGTGTAAACAGGCCAATGAGATCCAGCTTGGACTGAATTTGAAGGAGGAAACTCCCTTCTGTCTGTACTGGGACCCATTGCTGGACCACTTGATGCTGCAG GTGGGAGGGAAAGACCTGACTCTGTGCTACCCTGCCAGCCTAAAGGGTTCCTCCTGCTGCACCGATCTGTCCGACGGTCCCAACGCAGACCAAGCCCCCTACGGCATCAAGAATGGAATCGTCAAAACTGATTTCATCTCCTCTAAAACACGAACACACTACAATTTCATAGCACAACCAATCAACTGCA AAATATTATGTGATCAACAGAGCCAGCAGTCCACCAGAGGCAACAT GACTGAACGGGCTGCGGTGAAGTCCTTCGCTGGTTGGAACATCGAGCATCCCTGCGCTCGCAGCTCCGAGGTGGAGATGACGGAGGATTTCAGAGGCGTCTCCGTCACATCGCCT TTCTCTAAAGGTGAATCTGCAGAGTCCGCTACCACTGTCCACCTCCCTCCCGCTCTGAAAGAAGCTGCAAAAAAGTCAAACAAAGTAGTCTGCACTTTCTTCCAAAATAACTCTTTGTTCCAG GAGGTTGACAAGGAGGCCAGGATTCTTGATGATGTGGTGGGAATCACCGTGGAGAACGAGATCATCGCCAATCTTTCTGAGCCAATCAGGATTGCCTTTCACCATGATGTCATACCT aAAACGCATTCACGGAGTTGTGTTTCATGGGACACGAGGAAAG ATCCGTTGCAGGTCAATTGGTTAGGAGATGGATGTGAGGTCGGACAGAAAGGAGAGAAGTACACCGAGTGCCTCTGTAACCATCTCACATACTTCACTGTGCTCGTG CAACTAAAGCCTCGCCCAGTGCGCCACCTCCTGGCTCTGACCGCCATTTCATCTCTGGGCTCTGCTGTGTCTGTGATCAGTTGTGTGGCTGTCATCGTTTTTCTCGCCAGGAAAAG CAAGCGATGTAAGGAGGCATCTATCCACATCCACCTGGGCTTAGCTGTGTCCCTGGCCTGCCTCAACCTGCTCTTCTTCTTCACCGGGGTCCTGGCTAACGTGGGAGGGGAGAGCGTGTGCGTCTGGGTGGGGGCGCTTCTTCACTACAGCCTGCTCTGCTCCTTCGCCTGGATGGGTGCAGAAATTTTCCACACCTTCTGGTTGATCTGCATCATTTTCAACCCCCCCCCGAAGCCCTATGTGTGGTACACGGTCGGTTTCG TTCTCCCTGCGGTTCCCACAGTCATCCTCGCTGCAGTCGGGGACATTTACGGAGTGAAAAAGGTGGCGCCGAGCGATGACATCAACAACCCGTATCTCAT GTGCTGGATGAAAGAGAACCACAAGGCCTTGCTGGCCCATTATTTCACCAACATGACAGTCACGATGGTCCTGGTGTTCTCGGGCTTTGTGATGCTCTTCATGGTCTACAGAAAGATCCGCCACAGAGAGGAATGGAGGCAGAACCGCAAGGCTTTTCTCAGCATCTGGGGCCTCAGCTGCCTCTTTGGGACCACTTGGGGTCTCACCTTCCTGGACTTTGGACATCTCGCTGACTTCATGCTCTTCATTTCCTGCATCCTCAACTCCTTACAAG GGTTCCTCCTCATGCTGCGGTTCTACATGCTGGACTGGTTGAGGAAAGAGAGCGGAGGCTCGACTCTGGGCACCAGCAGCACCGGCTCCACCCGGCAACACATGCTGAAGGCCCAGGAGCAGGGCAAGAGGGACAGCGAGCAGAGCTGCAGCAGTCACGCTTTGTATGCCAGAATGCAGAATCCTTTTCAAAGGAAATGA